A DNA window from Micromonospora sp. NBC_01739 contains the following coding sequences:
- a CDS encoding heavy-metal-associated domain-containing protein translates to MVTTTYQVQGMTCGHCVGAVSAEVTALPGVTEVAVDLATGQVKVTSEQPLDDEAVRAAVDEAGYELVGA, encoded by the coding sequence ATGGTCACCACGACGTACCAGGTGCAGGGCATGACCTGCGGACACTGCGTCGGCGCGGTCAGCGCCGAGGTCACCGCGCTGCCCGGGGTCACCGAGGTAGCGGTTGACCTGGCCACCGGCCAGGTCAAGGTCACCAGCGAACAGCCGCTGGACGACGAGGCGGTCCGCGCGGCCGTCGACGAGGCCGGATACGAACTGGTCGGCGCCTGA
- a CDS encoding metal-sensitive transcriptional regulator gives MTTPAPIRGYTASKDQLLARLRRVEGQVRGVEKMVDEDRYCIDVLTQISAIQAALDKVALGLLDGHARHCMHTGAVEGRADEMATEMMAAVGRLMKRG, from the coding sequence ATGACCACACCCGCGCCGATCCGTGGCTACACCGCCAGCAAGGACCAACTGCTAGCCCGGCTTCGCCGGGTCGAGGGTCAGGTACGCGGCGTCGAGAAGATGGTCGACGAGGATCGCTACTGCATCGACGTGCTGACCCAGATCTCCGCCATCCAGGCGGCACTGGACAAGGTCGCCCTGGGCCTGCTCGACGGGCACGCCCGGCACTGCATGCACACCGGCGCAGTCGAGGGCCGCGCCGACGAGATGGCCACCGAGATGATGGCCGCCGTGGGCCGCCTGATGAAGCGGGGCTGA
- a CDS encoding YibE/F family protein, which translates to MGADHSRTAPPTPPGVRRILIVTVVPLFLVTLIAALVLWPRDAPRPEAADDLPRYQGTVTRVVTEPCPPNPTVPEGTPTTGGGPCGTVTVQVQDGPDAGQQVDTPIPAGPGAPSVDVGDEVILVSLIDPEDPSISNYNIAEHQRGMPLIWLGVLFAAAIVAFGRLRGLAALAGLGASFAILLTFVLPGISAGQPPLVVAIVGAALIMFVVLYLTHGVSAQTSVAVLGTLGALVLTGLLGLAATNATHLTGFGSEDATTLSMFRGDVDLHGLLLAGIIIGSLGVLDDVTVTQAAAVTELAHANPNLSRRQLYRSATRVGRAHIASVVNTIVLAYAGASLPLLLLLTADSRALGQILTSEFLAQEIVRSVVATLGLIAAVPLTTALATVVTTAGRQRAGTDLAAPAPDEVAAVGEGRPRVPRPATDRAEALQALSDPRTRHTPPATRSEWPEPDRSTDTPW; encoded by the coding sequence ATGGGCGCCGATCACAGCCGGACCGCTCCGCCCACCCCGCCCGGGGTGCGGCGGATCCTCATCGTGACGGTCGTCCCCCTCTTCCTCGTCACGTTGATCGCCGCCCTGGTGCTCTGGCCCCGCGACGCCCCCCGCCCGGAGGCCGCCGACGACCTGCCCCGCTACCAGGGCACGGTCACCCGGGTGGTCACCGAACCCTGCCCGCCCAACCCCACCGTGCCGGAGGGCACCCCGACCACCGGCGGGGGTCCCTGCGGCACCGTCACGGTGCAGGTCCAGGACGGCCCGGACGCCGGTCAGCAGGTCGACACCCCCATCCCGGCCGGGCCGGGCGCCCCCTCGGTGGACGTCGGCGACGAGGTCATCCTGGTCTCGCTGATCGACCCGGAGGACCCCTCGATCAGCAACTACAACATCGCCGAGCACCAGCGGGGGATGCCCCTGATCTGGCTGGGGGTGCTCTTCGCCGCCGCCATCGTGGCCTTCGGGCGGCTGCGCGGGCTGGCGGCCCTGGCCGGGCTGGGGGCCAGCTTCGCCATCCTGCTCACCTTCGTACTGCCGGGCATCAGCGCCGGCCAGCCGCCCCTGGTGGTGGCCATCGTCGGCGCCGCGTTGATCATGTTCGTGGTGCTGTACCTGACCCACGGGGTGTCCGCGCAGACCTCGGTGGCCGTACTCGGCACCCTCGGCGCCCTGGTGCTCACCGGGCTGCTCGGTCTGGCCGCCACGAACGCCACCCACCTGACGGGGTTCGGCAGCGAGGACGCCACCACCCTGTCGATGTTCCGGGGCGATGTCGACCTGCACGGCCTGCTGCTGGCCGGCATCATCATCGGTTCGCTGGGGGTCCTCGACGACGTCACCGTCACCCAGGCCGCGGCGGTCACCGAGTTGGCCCACGCCAACCCCAACCTGTCCCGCCGCCAGCTGTACCGCTCGGCCACCCGGGTGGGCCGGGCCCACATCGCCTCGGTGGTGAACACCATCGTCCTGGCGTACGCCGGTGCCTCGCTGCCCCTGCTGCTCCTGCTGACGGCCGACTCCCGCGCCCTGGGGCAGATCCTCACCAGCGAGTTCCTGGCCCAGGAGATCGTCCGCAGTGTGGTGGCCACCCTGGGGCTGATCGCCGCCGTACCCCTGACCACCGCCCTGGCCACGGTGGTGACCACCGCCGGTCGGCAGCGCGCCGGGACGGACCTCGCGGCCCCCGCCCCCGACGAGGTGGCCGCCGTCGGCGAAGGCCGCCCCCGGGTCCCCCGGCCGGCTACGGACCGGGCCGAGGCCCTGCAGGCTCTCAGCGATCCGCGTACCCGTCACACACCCCCCGCCACCCGTTCGGAGTGGCCCGAACCGGACAGGAGCACCGACACCCCATGGTGA
- a CDS encoding coiled-coil domain-containing protein produces MTAPLRRWLTPVVAVFAAFAVFAGPLPATAAPNAPKPAGHDDDPPMLNELIEATNRDYTKAKSKLEKSKKKQLKLAVELRRAEADLDALAPQVAEIATQSYRTGRVGAIAMLLQTNAPDSFIHRASALDELNLVNSKKLAEVNAVKRRAETAKLALDAEVREQQKLTNDMARKKSDAEKSLRLVGGVGLTGGLVAATSPVARPGPNRSSDGGWKPESCNQDDPTTSGCITARTLHMYKEVKRAGFNRFVGCYRPGDKWEHPKGRACDWSLQNSGFRPWYNNDTRIYGNNLAAFLVRNADRLGVYYVIWNRQIWFPATGWSSYSGPSNHTDHVHVSML; encoded by the coding sequence GTGACGGCACCCCTACGCCGCTGGTTGACGCCCGTGGTGGCCGTGTTCGCCGCGTTCGCCGTCTTCGCCGGCCCCCTGCCGGCGACGGCTGCGCCGAACGCCCCCAAACCAGCCGGTCACGACGACGATCCGCCGATGCTCAACGAGTTGATCGAGGCGACCAACCGGGACTACACCAAGGCCAAGTCGAAGCTGGAGAAGTCCAAGAAGAAGCAGCTCAAGCTGGCCGTCGAACTCCGCCGCGCCGAGGCCGACCTGGACGCCCTTGCCCCACAGGTCGCCGAGATCGCCACCCAGTCGTACCGGACCGGGCGGGTCGGCGCGATCGCCATGCTGTTGCAGACCAACGCGCCGGACTCCTTCATCCACCGGGCCTCCGCCCTGGACGAGCTGAACCTGGTCAACAGCAAGAAGCTGGCCGAGGTCAACGCGGTCAAGCGCCGCGCCGAGACGGCCAAGCTGGCGCTCGACGCCGAGGTACGCGAGCAGCAGAAGCTGACCAACGACATGGCCCGCAAGAAGAGCGACGCGGAGAAGTCCCTCCGGCTGGTCGGTGGGGTCGGCCTCACCGGTGGCCTGGTGGCCGCTACCTCCCCGGTGGCCCGCCCCGGCCCCAACCGGTCCTCCGACGGCGGCTGGAAGCCCGAGTCGTGCAACCAGGACGACCCGACCACCTCGGGCTGCATCACCGCGCGCACCCTGCACATGTACAAGGAGGTCAAGCGGGCTGGGTTCAACCGGTTCGTCGGCTGCTACCGCCCGGGTGACAAGTGGGAGCACCCCAAGGGCCGGGCCTGTGACTGGTCGTTGCAGAACAGCGGTTTCCGCCCCTGGTACAACAACGACACCCGGATCTACGGCAACAACCTGGCCGCCTTCCTGGTCCGTAACGCCGACCGGCTGGGTGTCTACTACGTGATCTGGAACCGGCAGATCTGGTTCCCGGCGACCGGATGGAGTTCCTACAGCGGCCCGTCGAACCACACCGACCACGTACACGTCTCGATGCTCTAG
- a CDS encoding carbonic anhydrase, which translates to MSRPGAIGTHPGLERELLTADLPGAPQRALAELIAGNRRFVTDTPWHPNQNAGRRAAVAAEQHPFAVIVGCSDSRLAAEIIFDRGLGDLFVVRTAGHTIGPEVLGSVEYAVAVLRTPLVVVLGHDSCGAVQAARAALATGSTPAGHLGAVVDAVVPSLRRAEAAGVEDLNQIVDIHIAQTVTAMLEASTTLAAEVSAGRCAVVGMSYRLAAGEARAVAAEPADLVATAALAA; encoded by the coding sequence ATGAGTCGACCCGGAGCGATCGGAACACACCCAGGGCTGGAGCGTGAACTGCTCACTGCGGATCTTCCGGGTGCCCCGCAGCGGGCGCTGGCCGAGCTGATCGCCGGCAACCGGCGGTTCGTCACCGACACCCCGTGGCATCCGAATCAGAACGCCGGGCGGCGGGCCGCCGTGGCGGCCGAGCAGCATCCCTTCGCGGTGATCGTGGGCTGCTCGGACTCCCGACTGGCCGCCGAGATCATCTTTGATCGTGGGCTGGGGGACCTCTTCGTGGTCCGTACCGCCGGGCACACCATCGGCCCCGAGGTGCTGGGCAGTGTCGAGTACGCGGTGGCCGTCCTGCGTACGCCGTTGGTGGTGGTGCTCGGGCACGACTCGTGCGGTGCCGTGCAGGCGGCCCGGGCGGCCCTGGCCACCGGCAGCACCCCCGCCGGGCACCTGGGCGCGGTGGTGGACGCCGTGGTGCCCAGCCTGCGCCGGGCGGAGGCCGCCGGGGTGGAGGACCTGAACCAGATCGTCGACATCCACATCGCGCAGACCGTGACGGCGATGCTGGAGGCCTCCACCACCCTGGCCGCCGAGGTGTCCGCCGGGCGCTGCGCGGTGGTCGGCATGTCGTACCGGCTGGCCGCCGGGGAGGCCCGGGCGGTGGCCGCGGAGCCCGCCGACCTGGTTGCCACCGCCGCCCTCGCCGCCTGA
- a CDS encoding helix-turn-helix transcriptional regulator, with translation MGGMATTGERENARNWTFLTNHAHVLLAIARNPTARLRDVADEVGVTERAAQAIVADLEAGGYLHRTRVGRRNEYTLNPAGRFRHPAEADRQVGDLLALFTKEPVAGPTP, from the coding sequence ATGGGCGGCATGGCAACCACCGGCGAGCGGGAGAACGCCCGTAACTGGACTTTTCTCACCAATCATGCTCATGTGCTGCTCGCCATCGCCCGCAACCCCACCGCCCGGTTACGGGACGTCGCCGACGAGGTGGGGGTGACCGAGCGGGCCGCCCAGGCCATCGTCGCCGACCTGGAGGCCGGGGGTTACCTGCACCGCACCCGGGTCGGGCGACGCAACGAGTACACCCTCAACCCGGCCGGCCGGTTCCGTCACCCCGCCGAGGCCGATCGGCAGGTCGGCGACCTGCTGGCGTTGTTCACCAAGGAGCCGGTGGCCGGCCCCACCCCCTGA
- a CDS encoding AI-2E family transporter: MVAAGAGRGTEEAADRGAGPRQAWASLPWLVRTAVLWSACLVVIAAGLYLLARIIILVTPLAIALAATFFLSALLDPVQLALRRLRLPASLAALLTVLLLLGILGGLGVLVWNLTASQFSELGDELRQGIGRTRDLITSTLPVTDQQLDGLLAQLREAATSQKVDPVASARTVTEVFGSALLALVLLFFLLKDGRAMWHWTLRRTAGPNREIAAEAGRVGWRTLGSYSRGTMLIAGIDAVGIGLALVLLGVPLAFPLALITFIGGFVPIIGATVAGAVAVLVALAANGPTTALLTLAAVIAVQQIEGNLLEPLVMKRQVRLHPVVILLAVTAGTLIAGIAGAFVAVPITAVAWRVIDSVQRQRQAAAATARPAPPAPEDPPAPPHPVPG; the protein is encoded by the coding sequence GTGGTCGCAGCGGGTGCCGGGCGCGGGACCGAGGAGGCAGCGGACCGGGGAGCCGGACCACGACAGGCGTGGGCGAGCCTGCCCTGGCTGGTACGTACCGCCGTGCTGTGGAGCGCCTGCCTGGTGGTGATCGCCGCCGGGCTCTACCTGCTGGCCCGGATCATCATCCTGGTCACGCCGCTGGCCATCGCCCTGGCCGCCACCTTCTTCCTCTCCGCGCTGCTCGACCCGGTGCAACTCGCGCTGCGTCGGCTACGGCTACCCGCCTCGCTGGCCGCCCTGCTCACCGTCCTGCTGCTGCTCGGCATCCTGGGCGGTCTGGGGGTGCTGGTCTGGAACCTGACCGCCAGCCAGTTCAGCGAGCTGGGTGACGAACTGCGGCAGGGGATCGGGCGAACCCGCGATCTGATCACCTCGACCCTGCCGGTGACCGACCAGCAGCTCGACGGTCTGCTCGCCCAGTTGCGCGAGGCGGCCACCAGCCAGAAGGTCGACCCGGTCGCCAGCGCCCGCACGGTCACCGAGGTGTTCGGCTCCGCCCTGCTGGCCCTGGTGTTGCTGTTCTTCCTCCTCAAGGACGGCCGGGCGATGTGGCACTGGACGTTGCGCCGCACGGCCGGGCCGAACCGGGAGATCGCCGCCGAGGCCGGCCGGGTCGGTTGGCGCACCCTGGGCTCGTACAGCCGGGGCACCATGCTGATCGCGGGCATCGACGCGGTCGGCATCGGCTTGGCGCTGGTACTGCTCGGGGTGCCGCTGGCCTTCCCCCTGGCCTTGATCACATTCATCGGTGGGTTCGTACCGATCATCGGGGCGACCGTGGCCGGTGCGGTCGCGGTGCTGGTGGCCCTGGCCGCCAACGGTCCCACGACGGCGCTGCTCACCCTGGCCGCGGTGATCGCCGTGCAGCAGATCGAGGGGAACCTGCTGGAGCCGCTGGTGATGAAGCGCCAGGTACGGCTGCACCCGGTGGTGATCCTGTTGGCGGTCACCGCCGGCACCCTCATCGCCGGCATCGCCGGCGCCTTCGTCGCGGTGCCGATAACGGCCGTGGCCTGGCGGGTCATCGACAGCGTGCAGCGCCAACGACAGGCCGCCGCAGCCACAGCCCGTCCGGCACCTCCGGCACCGGAGGACCCCCCGGCCCCACCCCATCCCGTACCCGGCTGA
- a CDS encoding dienelactone hydrolase family protein: MDVRDEAVTIPAGGADLPADLLVPTEPVGAVLFAHGSGSSRHSPRNVAVARSLSAGGLGTVLVDLLTPEEAEADAVTAELRFDIDLLAARLAGIVDWLASARPFGGARIGIFGASTGAAAALVAAARRPEQVHAVVSRGGRPDLAGAALGQVRAPTLLLVGGLDEQVLALNRQARSQLTALADLRVIPGATHLFEEPGTLEQVAEAAADWFREHLHPQPAPA, from the coding sequence ATGGACGTGCGGGACGAGGCGGTGACGATCCCGGCCGGCGGGGCCGACCTACCGGCGGATCTGCTGGTGCCGACCGAGCCGGTGGGGGCGGTGCTGTTCGCCCACGGCAGCGGCAGCTCACGGCACAGTCCGCGTAACGTCGCCGTGGCGAGGTCCCTCAGCGCGGGCGGGCTGGGCACCGTCCTGGTAGACCTGCTCACCCCGGAGGAGGCCGAGGCGGACGCCGTCACCGCGGAACTGCGCTTCGACATCGACCTGCTGGCCGCCCGGCTGGCCGGGATCGTGGACTGGCTGGCCTCGGCGCGCCCCTTCGGCGGGGCCCGGATCGGCATCTTCGGGGCCAGTACGGGTGCCGCCGCCGCCCTGGTCGCGGCGGCTCGACGGCCGGAGCAGGTGCACGCCGTGGTGTCCCGAGGGGGTCGCCCCGACTTGGCCGGTGCCGCCCTGGGCCAGGTACGCGCCCCCACCCTGCTGCTCGTCGGTGGCCTGGACGAGCAGGTGCTCGCGCTCAACCGGCAGGCGCGCAGCCAACTGACCGCCCTCGCTGACCTGCGGGTGATCCCCGGTGCGACACACCTCTTCGAGGAGCCCGGCACCCTGGAACAGGTGGCCGAGGCGGCGGCCGACTGGTTCCGCGAGCACCTGCACCCCCAACCCGCCCCGGCCTGA
- a CDS encoding glycoside hydrolase family 65 protein: MIRERAYPVEPWHVRETRLDMDVLAQSESVFALSNGHIGLRGNLDEGEPHGLPGTYLNSFYELRPLPYAEAGYGFPESGQTVVNVTNGKLIRLLVDDEPLDVRYGDLLAHERILDLRAGTLHRTLHWRSPAGREVRVHSTRLVSFRQRSVAAIRFEVEVADDAPLRLIVQSELVANENLPPQSRDPRVAAVLESPLQAEEELTTADGGLLIHRTKVSGLRVAAAMEHEIDSPSRTTIESEGYEDWVRTTIGCVLEPGQRLRVVKYLTYGWSSRRSLPALRDQVGAALAAARLDGWDGLVREQREYLDEFWDAADVQIDGDPEVQQAVRFGLYHVLQAGARAERRPIAAKGLTGPGYDGHAFWDTEMFVLPVLTYTHPAAVRDALYWRYSTLEQAYERARTLNLSGATFPWRTIEGPESSGYWPAGTAAFHVAADIADALRRYVLVSGDIELEREIGLTLLVETARLWRSLGHHDRDGQFHIDGVTGPDEYTAVKNDNIYTNLMAQRNLRVAAEVAMRHRDDAFHLGVTDEEAAAWRDAAAAMHIPYDQEIDVHQQVEGFTRLEEWDFSHTPQDKYPLLLHYPYFDLYRKQVVKQADLVLAMHWRGDAFTPEEKLRNFLYYERRTVRDSSLSACTQSVLAAEVGYLELAHSYLREAALMDLHDLNENTRDGVHMASLAGSWIALIAGFGGLRDDEDVPTFAPRLPSRIGRLEFSLQWRGTRLRVTVRPEEATYALHHAAPDAVMDLRHHGESVRVTCTEPVTLPIPPAPENLPPVEQPPGRAPLLRLPERVS, encoded by the coding sequence GTGATCCGGGAGCGGGCCTATCCGGTCGAGCCCTGGCACGTCCGGGAGACCCGACTCGACATGGACGTGCTCGCCCAGTCCGAGTCGGTCTTCGCCCTCTCCAACGGGCACATCGGGTTGCGCGGCAACCTGGACGAGGGGGAGCCGCACGGGCTGCCCGGCACGTACCTCAACTCGTTCTACGAACTGCGTCCCCTGCCGTACGCGGAGGCGGGTTACGGGTTTCCCGAGTCCGGTCAGACCGTCGTCAACGTGACCAACGGCAAGCTGATCCGGCTGCTGGTCGATGACGAGCCCCTCGATGTGCGCTACGGCGACCTGCTCGCCCACGAACGGATCCTGGACCTGCGGGCCGGCACCCTCCATCGGACCCTGCACTGGCGCTCCCCGGCCGGGCGGGAGGTCCGGGTGCACAGCACCCGACTGGTCTCCTTCCGGCAGCGCTCGGTGGCCGCCATCCGCTTCGAGGTGGAGGTCGCCGACGACGCGCCACTGCGGTTGATCGTCCAGTCGGAGCTGGTGGCCAACGAGAACCTGCCGCCACAGAGCCGCGATCCCCGGGTCGCCGCCGTACTGGAGTCGCCGTTGCAGGCGGAGGAGGAGCTGACCACCGCCGACGGGGGGCTGCTGATCCACCGGACCAAGGTCTCCGGGCTGCGGGTCGCCGCGGCGATGGAGCACGAGATCGACTCACCGTCGCGCACCACGATCGAGTCCGAGGGGTACGAGGACTGGGTGCGTACCACCATCGGGTGCGTGCTGGAGCCGGGCCAGCGGCTGCGGGTGGTGAAGTACCTGACCTACGGCTGGTCCAGCCGGCGCTCCCTGCCCGCCCTGCGCGACCAGGTCGGCGCCGCCCTGGCCGCCGCCCGGCTGGACGGCTGGGACGGCCTGGTCCGTGAGCAACGGGAATACCTGGACGAGTTCTGGGACGCCGCCGACGTGCAGATCGACGGGGATCCGGAGGTGCAGCAGGCCGTCCGGTTCGGGCTTTACCACGTCCTCCAGGCCGGGGCCCGCGCGGAACGTCGGCCCATCGCCGCCAAGGGCCTGACCGGTCCCGGGTACGACGGGCACGCCTTCTGGGACACCGAGATGTTCGTGCTGCCGGTGCTGACGTACACCCATCCGGCCGCCGTGCGCGACGCGCTGTACTGGCGGTACTCCACCCTGGAGCAGGCCTACGAGCGGGCCCGGACCCTCAACCTGTCCGGGGCGACCTTCCCCTGGCGGACCATCGAAGGCCCGGAGTCCTCGGGCTACTGGCCGGCCGGCACGGCCGCCTTCCACGTCGCGGCCGACATCGCGGACGCGTTACGACGCTACGTGCTGGTCAGTGGCGACATTGAGCTGGAACGCGAGATCGGACTGACCCTGCTGGTGGAGACGGCCCGGCTGTGGCGCTCGCTGGGGCACCACGACCGCGACGGCCAGTTCCACATCGACGGGGTGACCGGCCCGGACGAGTACACCGCCGTCAAGAACGACAACATCTACACCAACCTGATGGCGCAGCGGAACCTGCGGGTCGCCGCCGAGGTGGCGATGCGCCACCGGGACGACGCCTTCCACCTGGGGGTCACCGACGAGGAGGCCGCCGCATGGCGGGACGCCGCCGCGGCCATGCACATCCCGTACGACCAGGAGATCGACGTACACCAGCAGGTCGAGGGCTTCACCCGGCTGGAGGAGTGGGACTTCTCGCACACCCCGCAGGACAAGTACCCGCTGCTGCTGCACTACCCGTACTTCGACCTGTACCGCAAGCAGGTGGTCAAGCAGGCCGACCTGGTGCTGGCCATGCACTGGCGGGGTGACGCCTTCACCCCCGAGGAGAAGCTGCGCAACTTCCTGTACTACGAGCGGCGTACGGTGCGGGATTCCTCGCTGTCGGCCTGCACCCAGTCGGTGCTGGCGGCCGAGGTGGGTTACCTGGAGTTGGCGCACAGCTATCTGCGCGAGGCGGCGCTGATGGATCTGCACGACCTGAACGAGAACACTCGCGACGGTGTGCACATGGCGTCCCTGGCCGGCTCATGGATCGCGCTGATCGCGGGGTTCGGTGGGCTGCGGGACGACGAGGACGTGCCCACGTTCGCCCCCCGCCTGCCCAGCCGGATCGGCCGGCTGGAGTTCTCCCTGCAATGGCGCGGCACTCGACTGCGGGTCACCGTACGCCCCGAGGAGGCGACGTACGCCCTGCACCATGCCGCGCCGGACGCGGTGATGGACCTCCGCCACCACGGCGAGTCGGTGCGGGTCACCTGCACCGAGCCGGTGACCCTACCGATCCCGCCCGCGCCGGAGAACCTGCCCCCGGTGGAGCAGCCTCCCGGCCGGGCCCCGCTGCTCCGCCTGCCGGAGCGGGTGTCCTGA
- a CDS encoding HAD family hydrolase, translating into MLGLPDHVTACLFDLDGVLTQTARVHNAAWTETFDDFLRRHAEATGAEVADAAYRPFDPGPDYHRYVDGRPRLDGVRTFLASRGITLPEGTPEDPPGTQTVHGLGNQKNALVLERIRSIGVDVYPGSVTYLKAVAEAGLRRAVVTASANGREVLAAAGLEPLLEERVDGLSARAEGLRGKPYPDTFLAGAKLLGVQPEQAAVFEDALAGVEAGRAGGFGYVVGVDRADQADELLAHGADVVVTDLAELLDAGRPA; encoded by the coding sequence ATGCTCGGCCTGCCGGATCACGTGACCGCGTGTCTCTTCGACCTGGACGGTGTGCTCACCCAGACCGCCCGGGTCCACAACGCCGCCTGGACCGAGACCTTCGACGACTTCCTGCGCCGGCACGCCGAGGCGACCGGTGCCGAGGTGGCTGATGCGGCGTACCGGCCGTTCGATCCGGGGCCGGACTACCACCGCTACGTCGACGGGCGGCCCCGACTCGACGGGGTCCGCACCTTCCTGGCCTCCCGGGGCATCACCCTGCCCGAAGGGACCCCGGAGGATCCGCCCGGTACCCAGACCGTGCACGGCCTGGGCAACCAGAAGAACGCACTGGTCCTGGAGCGGATCCGCAGCATCGGGGTGGACGTCTACCCCGGCTCGGTCACCTATCTCAAGGCGGTGGCCGAGGCCGGGCTGCGTCGGGCGGTCGTCACGGCCAGCGCCAACGGCCGGGAGGTCCTGGCCGCCGCCGGGCTCGAACCCTTGCTGGAGGAACGGGTGGACGGACTGAGCGCACGGGCCGAGGGGTTGCGGGGCAAACCGTACCCGGACACCTTTCTCGCCGGGGCGAAGCTGCTCGGCGTACAGCCGGAACAGGCGGCCGTCTTCGAAGACGCCCTAGCCGGAGTCGAGGCCGGACGGGCCGGGGGCTTCGGGTACGTCGTCGGGGTCGACCGCGCCGACCAGGCCGACGAGTTGCTGGCCCACGGCGCCGACGTGGTGGTCACCGACCTGGCCGAACTGCTCGACGCCGGACGGCCGGCGTGA